A region from the Cervus elaphus chromosome 10, mCerEla1.1, whole genome shotgun sequence genome encodes:
- the RBBP6 gene encoding E3 ubiquitin-protein ligase RBBP6 isoform X2, whose translation MSCVHYKFSSKLNYDTVTFDGLHISLCDLKKQIMGREKLKAADCDLQITNAQTKEEYTDDNALIPKNSSVIVRRIPIGGVKSTSKTYVISRTEPVMGTSKAIDDSSASISLAQLTKTANLAEANASEEDKIKAMMSQSGHEYDPINYMKKPLGPPPPSYTCFRCGKPGHYIKNCPTNGDKNFESGPRIKKSTGIPRSFMMEVKDPNMKGAMLTNTGKYAIPTIDAEAYAIGKKEKPPFLPEEPSSSSEEDDPIPDELLCLICKDIMTDAVVIPCCGNSYCDECIRTALLESDEHTCPTCHQNDVSPDALIANKFLRQAVNNFKNETGYTKRLRKQLPPPPPPIPPPRPLIQRNLQPLMRSPISRQQDPLMIPVTSSSTHPAPSMSSLTSNQSSLAPPVPGNPSSASAPVPDITATVSISVHSEKSDGPFRDSDNKILPAAALASEHSKGASSIAITALMEEKGYQVPVLGTPSLLGQSLLHGQLIPTTGPVRINAARPGGGRPGWEHSNKLGYLVSPPQQIRRGERSCYRSINRGRHHSERSQRTQGPSLPATPVFVPVPPPPLYPPPPHTLPLAPGVPPPQFSPQFPPGQPPPAGYSVPPPGFPPAPANLSAPWVSSGVQTAHSNTIPTTQAPPLSREEFYREQRRLKEESKSPYSGSSYSRSSYTYSKSRSGSTRSRSYSRSFSRSHSRSYSRSPPYPRRGRGKSRNYRSRSRSHGYHRSRSRSPPYRRYHSRSRSPQAFRGQSPNKRNVPQGETEREYFNRFREVPPPYDMKAYYGRSVDFRDPFEKERYREWERKYREWYEKYYKGYATGAQPRPSANRENFSPERFLPLNLRNSPFTRGRREDYSGGQSHRSRNVGGNYPEKLSSRDSHNQKDNTKSKDKEGENAPGDGKGNKHKKHRKRRKGEESEGFLNPELLDTSRKSREPTGGEENKTDSLFVLPSRDDATPVRDEPMDAESITFKSVSEKDKREKDKPKAKGDKTKRKNDGSTVSKKETVVKPAKGPQEKLDGEREKSPRSEPPLKKAKEETPKTDNVKSSSSSQKDEKTVGTPRKAHSKSVKEHQETKPVKEEKVKKDYSKDIKSEKITSKEEKTRKPNEKSKPLDSKGEKRKRKTEEKSVDKDFESSSMKVSKLEVTEIVKPSPKRKMELDIEKMDRTPEKDKTSSSAAPAKKIKLNRETGKKIGSTENVSNTKEPSEKLESTSGKVKQEKIKGKVRRKVTGTEGSSSTLVDYTSTSSTGGSPVRKSEEKTDTKRTVIKTMEEYNNDNTAPAEDVIIMIQVPQSKWDKDDFESEEEDVKSTSQPVSSVGKPASVIKNVSTKPPNAVKYAEKESESSEKIQKLTKEVSHEIAQHEVKSSKNSASSEKGKTKDREHSVLEKENPEKRKNNSAQPEKDGNLDRLNEQGNFKSLSQSSKETRTSGKEDKHDSIRGSSNKDFTPNRDKKTDYDNREYSSSKRRDERNELTRRKDSPSRSKDSASGQKAKPREERDLPKKGTGESKKSNSSPTRDKKPHDHKATYDTKRLSEETKSVDKNPCKDREKHMLEAKNNKESSGNKSLYILNPPDPQIEKEQVTGQIDKNTIKPKPQLSHSSRLSSDLTRETDEAAFEPDYNESDSESNVSIKEEETAGKVSKELKDKVVEKAKESLDTAAASQAGVPRSQSQSSPSVSPSRSHSPSGSQTRSHSSSASSAESQDSKKKKKKKEKKKHKKHKKHKKHKKHAGTEAELEKSQKHKHKKKKSKKSKDKEKEKEKDDQKVKSVTV comes from the exons ATGTCCTGTGTGCattataaattttcttctaaactCAACTATGATACCGTCACCTTTGATGGGCTCCACATCTCCCTCTGCGACTTAAAGAAGCAGATTATGGGGAGAGAGAAGCTGAAAGCTGCCGACTGCGACCTGCAGATCACCAACGCACAGACGAAAGAAG AATATACTGATGATAATGCTCTAATTCCTAAAAATTCATCTGTAATTGTTAGAAGAATTCCTATTGGAGGTGTTAAATCTACAAGCAAGACATATGTTat aaGTCGAACTGAACCAGTGATGGGAACTTCAAAAGCA ATTGATGACTCTTCTGCGTCTATTTCTCTGGCCCAGCTTacaaag ACTGCCAATCTGGCTGAAGCCAATGCTTCtgaagaagataaaattaaaGCAATGATGTCGCAATCTGGCCATGAATACGACCCAATCAA ttaCATGAAGAAACCTCTGGGTCCACCACCTCCGTCTTATACTTGTTTCCGTTGTGGTAAACCTGGCCATTATATTAAGAATTGCCCAACAAATGGG GATAAGAACTTTGAATCTGGTCCTAGGATTAAAAAGAGCACTGGAATTCCCAGAAGTTTTATGATGGAAGTGAAAGATCCTAACATGAAAGGTGCAATGCTTACCAACACTGGAAAATATGCCATACCAACTATAGATGC AGAAGCATATGCaattgggaagaaagaaaaaccaccTTTTTTACCAGAGGAGCCGTCGTCATCTTCAGAAGAAGATGATCCTATCCCAGATGAGTTGTTGTGTCTCATCTGCAAAGATATTATGACTGACGCCGTTGTCATCCCCTGCTGTGGAAACAGTTACTGTGATGAAT GTATAAGGACAGCGCTCTTGGAATCAGATGAACATACATGTCCAACATGTCATCAGAATGACGTCTCTCCTGATGCTTTAATTGCCAATAAGTTCTTACGACAG GCTGTTAATAACTTCAAAAATGAAACTGGTTATACGAAAAGACTAAGAAAACAGttacccccaccccctcccccaatacCACCTCCAAGACCACTCATTCAGCGGAACCTACAACCTCTGATGAGATCTCCAATATCAAGACAACAAGATCCTCTGATGATTCCAGTGACATCTTCATCAACTCACCCGGCTCCATCTATGTCTTCATTAACCTCTAATCAGTCTTCTTTGGCCCCTCCTGTCCCTGGAAACCCATCTTCTGCCTCAGCCCCCGTACCTGATATAACTGCAACAGTCTCCATATCAGTCCACTCAGAAAAATCAGATGGACCTTTTCG GGATTCTGATAATAAAATACTGCCAGCTGCAGCACTTGCATCAGAACATTCAAAGGGAGCTTCTTCAATTGCAATTACTGCTCTTATGGAAGAGAAG GGTTACCAGGTGCCTGTACTTGGAACCCCCTCTTTGCTCGGACAGTCATTATTGCATGGACAGTTGATCCCCACAACTG GTCCAGTAAGAATAAATGCTGCTCGTCCAGGTGGTGGTCGACCAGGTTGGGAACA TTCCAACAAACTTGGATACTTGGTTTCTCCACCACAGCAAAttagaagaggagagaggagttGCTACAG AAGTATAAACCGCGGACGACATCACAGCGAAAGATCACAGAGAACTCAAGGCCCGTCACTACCAGCAACCCCAGTTTTTGTACCTGTCCCACCCCCTCCCTTgtatcctcctcctccccacacacTTCCTCTCGCTCCAGGTGTTCCTCCTCCGCAGTTTtctcctcagtttcctcctggCCAGCCGCCACCTGCTGGGTATAGTGTTCCCCCTCCAGGATTTCCTCCAGCTCCAGCCAATTTATCAGCACCTTGGGTGTCATCTGGAGTACAGACTGCTCATTCTAATACCATCCCAACAACACAAGCACCACCTTTGTCCAGGGAAGAATTCTATAGAGAGCAACGACGACTAAAAGAAGA gtcCAAGTCTCCCTATAGTGGTTCATCCTATTCAAGAAGTTCGTATACTTATTCTAAATCAAGATCTGGTTCAACGCGATCACGTTCTTATTCGCGATCATTTAGCCGCTCACATTCTCGTTCTTATTCACGATCGCCTCCATACcccagaagaggcagaggaaagagTCGAAATTACCGTTCACGGTCTAGATCACACGGGTATCATCGATCTAGGTCAAGGTCACCTCCCTATAGACGGTATCATTCACGATCAAGATCTCCTCAAGCATTTAGGGGACAGTCTCCTAATAAACGTAATGTACCTCAAGGAGAAACAGAGCGTGAATATTTTAACAGGTTCAGAGAAGTCCCACCACCTTACGACATGAAAGCTTACTACGGGAGGAGTGTGGACTTCAGAGACCCGTTTGAGAAAGAGCGTTATCGGGAGTGGGAGAGAAAGTACCGAGAGTGGTACGAGAAATACTACAAAGGCTATGCTACTGGAGCACAGCCTAGACCATCAGCAAATAGAGAGAACTTTTCTCCAGAGAGGTTTTTACCGCTTAACCTTAGGAATTCTCCCTTCACAAGAGGCCGCAGAGAGGATTACTCTGGTGGACAGAGTCATAGAAGTCGAAATGTAGGTGGCAACTATCCAGAAAAGCTTTCATCAAGAGACAGTCACAATCAGAAGGATAATACAAAGTCAAAAGACAAGGAAGGTGAAaatgctccaggagatggtaaaggaaataaacataagaaacatagaaaaagaagaaagggggaagAAAGCGAAGGCTTTCTAAACCCAGAGTTACTAGACACTTCTAGGAAATCGAGAGAGCCTACAGgtggtgaagaaaataaaacagactcaTTGTTTGTTCTCCCAAGTAGAGATGATGCTACACCTGTTAGAGACGAACCAATGGATGCTGAATCTATTACTTTTAAATCAGtgtctgaaaaagacaagagagaaaagGATAAACCTAAAGCAAAAGGTGACAAGACCAAACGGAAAAATGATGGGTCTACTGTATCCAAAAAAGAAACTGTTGTAAAACCTGCTAAAGGGCCCCAAGAAAAACTAGATGGAGAGCGTGAAAAATCTCCTCGATCTGAACCTCCACTTAAAAAAGCCAAAGAGGAGACCCCGAAGACTGACAATGTGAAATCATCATCTTCCTctcaaaaagatgaaaagacagtcGGTACCCCCAGAAAAGCTCACTCAAAGTCAGTAAAGGAACACCAGGAGACAAAACcagtcaaagaagaaaaagtgaagaaggactactCCAAAGACATCAAGTCAGAGAAGATAACTAGTAAAGAAGAAAAGACCAGGAAGCCTAATGAGAAAAGTAAGCCACTTgatagcaaaggagaaaaaaggaagagaaaaactgaagaaaaaagtgtAGATAAAGATTTTGAGTCATCTTCAATGAAAGTCTCTAAATTAGAAGTGACTGAAATAGTGAAACCATCACCCAAGCGCAAAATGGAGCTTGATATTGAAAAGATGGATAGGACACCTGAAAAAGACAAAACTTCATCATCAGCTGCTCCAGCCAAAAAAATCAAACTTAACAGAGAAACTGGTAAAAAAATTGGAAGTACAGAAAATGTATCTAACACAAAAGAACCCTCTGAAAAATTGGAATCAACATCCGGCAaagtgaaacaagaaaaaatcaaaggaaaggtCAGGCGAAAAGTGACTGGAACTGAAGGATCCAGCTCAACACTTGTGGATTATACCAG taCCAGTTCAACTGGAGGCAGTCCTGTGCGGAAATCTGAAGAAAAAACAGATACAAAGCGAACTGTCATTAAAACAATGGAAGAATATAATAATGATAACACAGCTCCTGCTGAAGATGTTATTATTATGATCCAGGTTCCCCAATCCAAATGGGATAAAGATGACTTTGAATCTGAAGAAGAAGATGTTAAATCCACCTCACAGCCTGTATCGAGTGTGGGAAAACCTGCCAGTGTTATAAAAAATGTTAGCACTAAACCACCAAACGCAGTCAAGTATGCTGAAAAAGAAAGTGAGTCATCagagaaaattcagaaactcACCAAGGAGGTGAGCCATGAAATTGCACAGCATGAGGTCAAAAGTTCAAAAAACTCTGCATCTAGTGAAAAAGGGAAAACCAAAGATCGAGAGCACTCAGTATTGGAAAAGGAAAACCCAGAAAAGAGGAAGAACAACAGCGCTCAGCCAGAGAAAGATGGTAACCTGGACCGTCTGAATGAgcaaggaaattttaaaagtctgtctCAGTCTTCCAAAGAGACTAGAACTTCTGGAAAAGAAGATAAGCATGATTCCATTCGAGGTTCCTCAAATAAAGACTTCACTCCCAACAGAGACAAAAAAACAGATTATGACAACAGAGAGTATTCAAGTTCCAAACGTAgagatgaaaggaatgaattaacAAGAAGAAAAGACTCTCCTTCTCGGAGTAAAGACTCTGCATCTGGACAAAAAGCTAAGCCAAGGGAGGAGAGAGATTTGCCTAAAAAAGGAACAGGAGAGTCCAAAAAAAGTAATTCCAGTCCCACGAGAGACAAAAAACCTCATGACCATAAAGCCACTTATGATACTAAACGCTTAAGTGAAGAGACAAAATCTGTAGATAAAAATCCTTGTAAAGATCGTGAGAAACATATGTTAGAGGCAAAGAACAATAAAGAGTCAAGTGGCAATAAATCACTTTATATACTTAACCCACCTGACCCACAGATTGAGAAAGAGCAAGTTACTGGGCAAATTGATAAGAACACCATCAAACCTAAGCCCCAGTTAAGTCACTCCTCTCGACTGTCCTCTGACTTAACTAGAGAAACTGATGAAGCTGCTTTTGAACCAGACTATaatgaaagtgacagtgaaagcaATGTGTCtataaaagaggaagaaactgCAGGAAAGGTTTCTAAGGAACTGAAAGATAAAGtagtagagaaagcaaaggagagcCTGGACACGGCAGCAGCCAGCCAGGCAGGCGTCCCCAGGAGCCAGAGTCAGAGCAGCCCGAGTGTCAGTCCGAGCAGAAGTCACAGCCCTTCTGGAAGCCAGACCCGGAGCCACAGCAGCAGTGCCAGTTCTGCAGAAAGTCAGGAcagcaagaagaagaagaaaaagaaggagaagaaaaagcacAAGAAACATAAAAAACATAAGAAGCATAAGAAGCATGCAGGCACTGAAGCAGAATTGGAAAAAAGCCAAAAACACAAAcataagaaaaagaagtcaaagaagagcaaagataaagaaaaggagaaggagaaggatgaCCAAAAagtgaaatctgtcactgtgtag
- the RBBP6 gene encoding E3 ubiquitin-protein ligase RBBP6 isoform X1: MSCVHYKFSSKLNYDTVTFDGLHISLCDLKKQIMGREKLKAADCDLQITNAQTKEEYTDDNALIPKNSSVIVRRIPIGGVKSTSKTYVISRTEPVMGTSKAIDDSSASISLAQLTKTANLAEANASEEDKIKAMMSQSGHEYDPINYMKKPLGPPPPSYTCFRCGKPGHYIKNCPTNGDKNFESGPRIKKSTGIPRSFMMEVKDPNMKGAMLTNTGKYAIPTIDAEAYAIGKKEKPPFLPEEPSSSSEEDDPIPDELLCLICKDIMTDAVVIPCCGNSYCDECIRTALLESDEHTCPTCHQNDVSPDALIANKFLRQAVNNFKNETGYTKRLRKQLPPPPPPIPPPRPLIQRNLQPLMRSPISRQQDPLMIPVTSSSTHPAPSMSSLTSNQSSLAPPVPGNPSSASAPVPDITATVSISVHSEKSDGPFRDSDNKILPAAALASEHSKGASSIAITALMEEKGYQVPVLGTPSLLGQSLLHGQLIPTTGPVRINAARPGGGRPGWEHSNKLGYLVSPPQQIRRGERSCYRSINRGRHHSERSQRTQGPSLPATPVFVPVPPPPLYPPPPHTLPLAPGVPPPQFSPQFPPGQPPPAGYSVPPPGFPPAPANLSAPWVSSGVQTAHSNTIPTTQAPPLSREEFYREQRRLKEEEKKKSKLDEFTNDFAKELMEYKKIQKERRRSFSRSKSPYSGSSYSRSSYTYSKSRSGSTRSRSYSRSFSRSHSRSYSRSPPYPRRGRGKSRNYRSRSRSHGYHRSRSRSPPYRRYHSRSRSPQAFRGQSPNKRNVPQGETEREYFNRFREVPPPYDMKAYYGRSVDFRDPFEKERYREWERKYREWYEKYYKGYATGAQPRPSANRENFSPERFLPLNLRNSPFTRGRREDYSGGQSHRSRNVGGNYPEKLSSRDSHNQKDNTKSKDKEGENAPGDGKGNKHKKHRKRRKGEESEGFLNPELLDTSRKSREPTGGEENKTDSLFVLPSRDDATPVRDEPMDAESITFKSVSEKDKREKDKPKAKGDKTKRKNDGSTVSKKETVVKPAKGPQEKLDGEREKSPRSEPPLKKAKEETPKTDNVKSSSSSQKDEKTVGTPRKAHSKSVKEHQETKPVKEEKVKKDYSKDIKSEKITSKEEKTRKPNEKSKPLDSKGEKRKRKTEEKSVDKDFESSSMKVSKLEVTEIVKPSPKRKMELDIEKMDRTPEKDKTSSSAAPAKKIKLNRETGKKIGSTENVSNTKEPSEKLESTSGKVKQEKIKGKVRRKVTGTEGSSSTLVDYTSTSSTGGSPVRKSEEKTDTKRTVIKTMEEYNNDNTAPAEDVIIMIQVPQSKWDKDDFESEEEDVKSTSQPVSSVGKPASVIKNVSTKPPNAVKYAEKESESSEKIQKLTKEVSHEIAQHEVKSSKNSASSEKGKTKDREHSVLEKENPEKRKNNSAQPEKDGNLDRLNEQGNFKSLSQSSKETRTSGKEDKHDSIRGSSNKDFTPNRDKKTDYDNREYSSSKRRDERNELTRRKDSPSRSKDSASGQKAKPREERDLPKKGTGESKKSNSSPTRDKKPHDHKATYDTKRLSEETKSVDKNPCKDREKHMLEAKNNKESSGNKSLYILNPPDPQIEKEQVTGQIDKNTIKPKPQLSHSSRLSSDLTRETDEAAFEPDYNESDSESNVSIKEEETAGKVSKELKDKVVEKAKESLDTAAASQAGVPRSQSQSSPSVSPSRSHSPSGSQTRSHSSSASSAESQDSKKKKKKKEKKKHKKHKKHKKHKKHAGTEAELEKSQKHKHKKKKSKKSKDKEKEKEKDDQKVKSVTV; this comes from the exons ATGTCCTGTGTGCattataaattttcttctaaactCAACTATGATACCGTCACCTTTGATGGGCTCCACATCTCCCTCTGCGACTTAAAGAAGCAGATTATGGGGAGAGAGAAGCTGAAAGCTGCCGACTGCGACCTGCAGATCACCAACGCACAGACGAAAGAAG AATATACTGATGATAATGCTCTAATTCCTAAAAATTCATCTGTAATTGTTAGAAGAATTCCTATTGGAGGTGTTAAATCTACAAGCAAGACATATGTTat aaGTCGAACTGAACCAGTGATGGGAACTTCAAAAGCA ATTGATGACTCTTCTGCGTCTATTTCTCTGGCCCAGCTTacaaag ACTGCCAATCTGGCTGAAGCCAATGCTTCtgaagaagataaaattaaaGCAATGATGTCGCAATCTGGCCATGAATACGACCCAATCAA ttaCATGAAGAAACCTCTGGGTCCACCACCTCCGTCTTATACTTGTTTCCGTTGTGGTAAACCTGGCCATTATATTAAGAATTGCCCAACAAATGGG GATAAGAACTTTGAATCTGGTCCTAGGATTAAAAAGAGCACTGGAATTCCCAGAAGTTTTATGATGGAAGTGAAAGATCCTAACATGAAAGGTGCAATGCTTACCAACACTGGAAAATATGCCATACCAACTATAGATGC AGAAGCATATGCaattgggaagaaagaaaaaccaccTTTTTTACCAGAGGAGCCGTCGTCATCTTCAGAAGAAGATGATCCTATCCCAGATGAGTTGTTGTGTCTCATCTGCAAAGATATTATGACTGACGCCGTTGTCATCCCCTGCTGTGGAAACAGTTACTGTGATGAAT GTATAAGGACAGCGCTCTTGGAATCAGATGAACATACATGTCCAACATGTCATCAGAATGACGTCTCTCCTGATGCTTTAATTGCCAATAAGTTCTTACGACAG GCTGTTAATAACTTCAAAAATGAAACTGGTTATACGAAAAGACTAAGAAAACAGttacccccaccccctcccccaatacCACCTCCAAGACCACTCATTCAGCGGAACCTACAACCTCTGATGAGATCTCCAATATCAAGACAACAAGATCCTCTGATGATTCCAGTGACATCTTCATCAACTCACCCGGCTCCATCTATGTCTTCATTAACCTCTAATCAGTCTTCTTTGGCCCCTCCTGTCCCTGGAAACCCATCTTCTGCCTCAGCCCCCGTACCTGATATAACTGCAACAGTCTCCATATCAGTCCACTCAGAAAAATCAGATGGACCTTTTCG GGATTCTGATAATAAAATACTGCCAGCTGCAGCACTTGCATCAGAACATTCAAAGGGAGCTTCTTCAATTGCAATTACTGCTCTTATGGAAGAGAAG GGTTACCAGGTGCCTGTACTTGGAACCCCCTCTTTGCTCGGACAGTCATTATTGCATGGACAGTTGATCCCCACAACTG GTCCAGTAAGAATAAATGCTGCTCGTCCAGGTGGTGGTCGACCAGGTTGGGAACA TTCCAACAAACTTGGATACTTGGTTTCTCCACCACAGCAAAttagaagaggagagaggagttGCTACAG AAGTATAAACCGCGGACGACATCACAGCGAAAGATCACAGAGAACTCAAGGCCCGTCACTACCAGCAACCCCAGTTTTTGTACCTGTCCCACCCCCTCCCTTgtatcctcctcctccccacacacTTCCTCTCGCTCCAGGTGTTCCTCCTCCGCAGTTTtctcctcagtttcctcctggCCAGCCGCCACCTGCTGGGTATAGTGTTCCCCCTCCAGGATTTCCTCCAGCTCCAGCCAATTTATCAGCACCTTGGGTGTCATCTGGAGTACAGACTGCTCATTCTAATACCATCCCAACAACACAAGCACCACCTTTGTCCAGGGAAGAATTCTATAGAGAGCAACGACGACTAAAAGAAGA ggaaaagaaaaagtccaAGCTAGATGAGTTTACAAATGATTTTGCTAAGGAATTGATGGAATACAAAAAGATTCAAAAGGAGCGTAGGCGCTCATTTTCCAG gtcCAAGTCTCCCTATAGTGGTTCATCCTATTCAAGAAGTTCGTATACTTATTCTAAATCAAGATCTGGTTCAACGCGATCACGTTCTTATTCGCGATCATTTAGCCGCTCACATTCTCGTTCTTATTCACGATCGCCTCCATACcccagaagaggcagaggaaagagTCGAAATTACCGTTCACGGTCTAGATCACACGGGTATCATCGATCTAGGTCAAGGTCACCTCCCTATAGACGGTATCATTCACGATCAAGATCTCCTCAAGCATTTAGGGGACAGTCTCCTAATAAACGTAATGTACCTCAAGGAGAAACAGAGCGTGAATATTTTAACAGGTTCAGAGAAGTCCCACCACCTTACGACATGAAAGCTTACTACGGGAGGAGTGTGGACTTCAGAGACCCGTTTGAGAAAGAGCGTTATCGGGAGTGGGAGAGAAAGTACCGAGAGTGGTACGAGAAATACTACAAAGGCTATGCTACTGGAGCACAGCCTAGACCATCAGCAAATAGAGAGAACTTTTCTCCAGAGAGGTTTTTACCGCTTAACCTTAGGAATTCTCCCTTCACAAGAGGCCGCAGAGAGGATTACTCTGGTGGACAGAGTCATAGAAGTCGAAATGTAGGTGGCAACTATCCAGAAAAGCTTTCATCAAGAGACAGTCACAATCAGAAGGATAATACAAAGTCAAAAGACAAGGAAGGTGAAaatgctccaggagatggtaaaggaaataaacataagaaacatagaaaaagaagaaagggggaagAAAGCGAAGGCTTTCTAAACCCAGAGTTACTAGACACTTCTAGGAAATCGAGAGAGCCTACAGgtggtgaagaaaataaaacagactcaTTGTTTGTTCTCCCAAGTAGAGATGATGCTACACCTGTTAGAGACGAACCAATGGATGCTGAATCTATTACTTTTAAATCAGtgtctgaaaaagacaagagagaaaagGATAAACCTAAAGCAAAAGGTGACAAGACCAAACGGAAAAATGATGGGTCTACTGTATCCAAAAAAGAAACTGTTGTAAAACCTGCTAAAGGGCCCCAAGAAAAACTAGATGGAGAGCGTGAAAAATCTCCTCGATCTGAACCTCCACTTAAAAAAGCCAAAGAGGAGACCCCGAAGACTGACAATGTGAAATCATCATCTTCCTctcaaaaagatgaaaagacagtcGGTACCCCCAGAAAAGCTCACTCAAAGTCAGTAAAGGAACACCAGGAGACAAAACcagtcaaagaagaaaaagtgaagaaggactactCCAAAGACATCAAGTCAGAGAAGATAACTAGTAAAGAAGAAAAGACCAGGAAGCCTAATGAGAAAAGTAAGCCACTTgatagcaaaggagaaaaaaggaagagaaaaactgaagaaaaaagtgtAGATAAAGATTTTGAGTCATCTTCAATGAAAGTCTCTAAATTAGAAGTGACTGAAATAGTGAAACCATCACCCAAGCGCAAAATGGAGCTTGATATTGAAAAGATGGATAGGACACCTGAAAAAGACAAAACTTCATCATCAGCTGCTCCAGCCAAAAAAATCAAACTTAACAGAGAAACTGGTAAAAAAATTGGAAGTACAGAAAATGTATCTAACACAAAAGAACCCTCTGAAAAATTGGAATCAACATCCGGCAaagtgaaacaagaaaaaatcaaaggaaaggtCAGGCGAAAAGTGACTGGAACTGAAGGATCCAGCTCAACACTTGTGGATTATACCAG taCCAGTTCAACTGGAGGCAGTCCTGTGCGGAAATCTGAAGAAAAAACAGATACAAAGCGAACTGTCATTAAAACAATGGAAGAATATAATAATGATAACACAGCTCCTGCTGAAGATGTTATTATTATGATCCAGGTTCCCCAATCCAAATGGGATAAAGATGACTTTGAATCTGAAGAAGAAGATGTTAAATCCACCTCACAGCCTGTATCGAGTGTGGGAAAACCTGCCAGTGTTATAAAAAATGTTAGCACTAAACCACCAAACGCAGTCAAGTATGCTGAAAAAGAAAGTGAGTCATCagagaaaattcagaaactcACCAAGGAGGTGAGCCATGAAATTGCACAGCATGAGGTCAAAAGTTCAAAAAACTCTGCATCTAGTGAAAAAGGGAAAACCAAAGATCGAGAGCACTCAGTATTGGAAAAGGAAAACCCAGAAAAGAGGAAGAACAACAGCGCTCAGCCAGAGAAAGATGGTAACCTGGACCGTCTGAATGAgcaaggaaattttaaaagtctgtctCAGTCTTCCAAAGAGACTAGAACTTCTGGAAAAGAAGATAAGCATGATTCCATTCGAGGTTCCTCAAATAAAGACTTCACTCCCAACAGAGACAAAAAAACAGATTATGACAACAGAGAGTATTCAAGTTCCAAACGTAgagatgaaaggaatgaattaacAAGAAGAAAAGACTCTCCTTCTCGGAGTAAAGACTCTGCATCTGGACAAAAAGCTAAGCCAAGGGAGGAGAGAGATTTGCCTAAAAAAGGAACAGGAGAGTCCAAAAAAAGTAATTCCAGTCCCACGAGAGACAAAAAACCTCATGACCATAAAGCCACTTATGATACTAAACGCTTAAGTGAAGAGACAAAATCTGTAGATAAAAATCCTTGTAAAGATCGTGAGAAACATATGTTAGAGGCAAAGAACAATAAAGAGTCAAGTGGCAATAAATCACTTTATATACTTAACCCACCTGACCCACAGATTGAGAAAGAGCAAGTTACTGGGCAAATTGATAAGAACACCATCAAACCTAAGCCCCAGTTAAGTCACTCCTCTCGACTGTCCTCTGACTTAACTAGAGAAACTGATGAAGCTGCTTTTGAACCAGACTATaatgaaagtgacagtgaaagcaATGTGTCtataaaagaggaagaaactgCAGGAAAGGTTTCTAAGGAACTGAAAGATAAAGtagtagagaaagcaaaggagagcCTGGACACGGCAGCAGCCAGCCAGGCAGGCGTCCCCAGGAGCCAGAGTCAGAGCAGCCCGAGTGTCAGTCCGAGCAGAAGTCACAGCCCTTCTGGAAGCCAGACCCGGAGCCACAGCAGCAGTGCCAGTTCTGCAGAAAGTCAGGAcagcaagaagaagaagaaaaagaaggagaagaaaaagcacAAGAAACATAAAAAACATAAGAAGCATAAGAAGCATGCAGGCACTGAAGCAGAATTGGAAAAAAGCCAAAAACACAAAcataagaaaaagaagtcaaagaagagcaaagataaagaaaaggagaaggagaaggatgaCCAAAAagtgaaatctgtcactgtgtag